In Candidatus Bathyarchaeota archaeon, a single window of DNA contains:
- a CDS encoding radical SAM protein encodes MRHKAIEKMVTRESSGLQEKKYYRYRVDRWYGGIVTGDVVGCGLFCRFCWVKDSVLINPQKIGKFYSSIDATDRLLKLLNKSEKGQLRLSGGEPTIGRKHLLELLDNFRGRGYRFVLETNGVLLGHDRSYAEDLSKYDFLHVRVSLKGCNENEFSALTGSESKGFDLQIESLKNLNNAKVSCHPSVMVSFSTESSFKEILTRLSEISLGLEKKLEIEELIQYPRVRNRLNKYGLWNKSKH; translated from the coding sequence TTGAGACACAAAGCTATTGAGAAGATGGTTACTAGAGAGTCTTCTGGATTACAAGAGAAGAAGTATTATCGTTATCGGGTAGACAGGTGGTATGGGGGCATAGTTACAGGTGATGTTGTAGGATGCGGATTATTTTGCAGATTTTGTTGGGTAAAAGACTCGGTTTTAATAAATCCACAAAAAATAGGAAAATTCTATTCTTCAATTGACGCTACGGATCGTTTACTAAAACTTCTAAATAAGAGTGAAAAGGGGCAACTTAGGCTTAGCGGTGGAGAGCCAACTATTGGGAGGAAACACCTTTTAGAACTTCTAGATAATTTCAGGGGTAGAGGATATCGTTTCGTTCTGGAGACGAATGGTGTTCTTCTAGGGCATGATAGATCTTATGCTGAAGACCTATCCAAATATGACTTTCTGCATGTCCGTGTATCGTTAAAAGGTTGTAATGAAAATGAATTTAGTGCTTTGACGGGCTCAGAATCCAAAGGGTTTGATCTTCAAATTGAATCGCTTAAAAATCTAAATAATGCAAAAGTAAGTTGCCATCCATCAGTTATGGTTTCGTTCTCAACAGAAAGCAGTTTCAAGGAGATATTGACGCGACTCTCGGAGATAAGTTTAGGATTGGAAAAAAAACTTGAGATCGAAGAATTGATCCAATATCCTAGGGTACGAAATAGGCTTAATAAGTATGGGCTTTGGAATAAAAGTAAGCATTAG
- a CDS encoding 3'-phosphoesterase, which produces MSLKEYKFRRDFSKTEEPLGEVKPSNQKSRIYVIQKHKASHLHYDLRLEIDGVLKSWAVPKEPPLQPSVKRLAVKTEDHPIEYADFEGVIPEGEYGAGKVEIWDRGGFEPIDVKENKIIFKIKGKKLSGDYCLIKLKPETDQKNWLLFKKKTDS; this is translated from the coding sequence ATGAGTTTGAAAGAGTATAAATTCAGGAGAGATTTTAGCAAGACAGAGGAGCCTTTGGGAGAAGTAAAACCATCAAATCAAAAAAGTAGGATTTACGTAATCCAAAAACACAAAGCAAGTCATCTCCATTATGATTTACGTCTTGAGATAGATGGTGTACTTAAAAGCTGGGCGGTACCTAAAGAGCCACCACTACAACCAAGTGTTAAAAGATTAGCTGTCAAAACGGAAGATCATCCTATCGAATATGCAGACTTTGAAGGTGTAATACCAGAAGGAGAATATGGAGCCGGTAAAGTTGAGATTTGGGATAGAGGTGGCTTTGAACCTATTGATGTTAAAGAGAATAAGATAATCTTCAAGATAAAGGGGAAAAAATTGAGTGGAGATTATTGTCTTATAAAACTAAAACCTGAAACAGATCAAAAGAATTGGCTTTTATTTAAGAAAAAGACTGACTCCTAG
- the tsaA gene encoding tRNA (N6-threonylcarbamoyladenosine(37)-N6)-methyltransferase TrmO, with protein MSNLKKVKIESIGYVETDANEMEIKDKDKVSKIILREDLTEALEGIKDFSHLFVIFWMHGISTEERKITKVHPRGRSDMPLLGVFATRSPDRPNPIGLTLVELLKIEKNVLTLRGLDALNGTPILDIKPFDSWDVAKNANVPDWWRKLEIEQ; from the coding sequence ATGTCAAACTTAAAGAAGGTTAAGATAGAATCTATCGGTTATGTAGAAACCGATGCGAATGAGATGGAAATAAAAGATAAAGATAAGGTTTCAAAAATAATTCTTCGTGAAGATCTTACTGAGGCTCTGGAAGGAATCAAAGATTTTTCCCATTTATTTGTTATTTTTTGGATGCATGGAATATCAACTGAGGAAAGAAAAATAACAAAAGTACACCCAAGAGGAAGGAGCGATATGCCTTTACTAGGAGTTTTTGCTACACGTTCTCCAGATCGCCCTAATCCGATTGGATTAACTTTGGTGGAGCTTCTAAAGATAGAAAAAAATGTACTAACTTTGCGTGGCCTTGATGCACTTAATGGAACACCAATTCTAGACATAAAACCTTTTGACTCATGGGATGTAGCAAAAAATGCTAACGTCCCAGATTGGTGGCGCAAATTGGAGATAGAGCAATAG